A region from the Pseudomonas sp. P8_229 genome encodes:
- a CDS encoding PepSY domain-containing protein: MQKPKPNFYNTAWRWHFYAGLFVAPFMVMLALTGIIYLFKPQLDSLMYSSLLKVPAGHHTVSADELLQRVKSAYPQGQITQYLPPANAERSAQFVVKNEGHELNVFIDPYHGDILGEQDAKQNLQAVARAIHGELMIGTVGDRLIELAAGWGVVLVVSGVFLWWPRGQSAGILWPRLNSRGRVLWRDLHAVTGFWGAALLLVMLLSGMTWTGFWGKQYAQVWNVFPAAMWNNVPTSDIEAGSLNNAARQTVPWAMENTPMPMSGDHAEHMAHGGMQHGPAAPAISLQEVQNIAIERKVEPGYSITLPTTASGVFTIAVFADDPRNDATLHIDQYTGKVLADVRFEQYGAVARATEIGVMLHEGKMFGTFNQIVVLLICLMILLSAVSGVVIWWKRRPQGKFGVPPLRHDLPKWKTGVAIMLVLAVIFPLVGASLVVVWLLDRVLLSRLGRQPESASTSS; encoded by the coding sequence ATGCAAAAGCCCAAACCGAACTTCTATAACACGGCCTGGCGCTGGCATTTTTACGCCGGTCTTTTCGTCGCCCCTTTCATGGTGATGCTGGCCCTGACCGGCATCATCTACCTGTTCAAACCGCAGCTCGATTCCCTGATGTACAGCAGCCTGCTCAAGGTTCCGGCCGGGCATCACACGGTGTCGGCCGATGAGCTGCTGCAACGGGTGAAAAGCGCTTATCCACAGGGCCAGATCACCCAGTACCTGCCGCCGGCGAATGCCGAACGCAGCGCGCAATTCGTGGTGAAGAACGAAGGTCATGAACTCAACGTGTTCATCGATCCGTACCACGGCGACATCCTTGGCGAGCAGGATGCCAAGCAGAATCTGCAAGCCGTCGCCCGCGCCATTCACGGCGAATTGATGATCGGCACGGTCGGTGACCGCCTGATCGAACTCGCCGCCGGTTGGGGCGTGGTGCTGGTGGTGTCGGGGGTGTTCCTGTGGTGGCCGCGAGGTCAGTCCGCCGGCATTTTGTGGCCACGGCTGAACAGTCGCGGTCGGGTGTTGTGGCGTGACCTGCACGCGGTCACCGGGTTTTGGGGCGCGGCCTTGCTGCTGGTGATGCTGCTCAGCGGCATGACCTGGACCGGCTTCTGGGGCAAGCAGTACGCCCAGGTCTGGAACGTGTTCCCGGCCGCCATGTGGAACAACGTACCGACCTCCGACATCGAGGCCGGCAGCCTCAACAACGCCGCGCGCCAGACCGTGCCATGGGCAATGGAAAACACGCCGATGCCGATGTCCGGCGACCATGCCGAGCACATGGCCCACGGCGGCATGCAACACGGCCCCGCCGCACCCGCGATCAGCCTGCAAGAGGTGCAGAACATCGCGATTGAACGCAAGGTCGAGCCGGGCTACAGCATTACCCTGCCGACCACCGCCAGCGGGGTGTTCACCATTGCCGTATTCGCCGACGACCCGCGCAACGACGCCACCCTGCACATCGATCAGTACACCGGCAAAGTCCTCGCCGATGTGCGTTTCGAGCAGTACGGCGCGGTGGCACGGGCCACGGAAATCGGCGTGATGCTGCATGAAGGCAAGATGTTCGGCACCTTCAACCAGATCGTCGTGCTGCTGATCTGCCTGATGATTCTGCTCAGCGCCGTCAGCGGTGTGGTGATCTGGTGGAAGCGCCGACCACAGGGCAAGTTCGGTGTGCCGCCGCTACGTCATGACCTGCCGAAATGGAAAACCGGCGTGGCGATCATGCTGGTGCTGGCGGTGATTTTTCCGCTGGTGGGGGCTTCGCTGGTGGTGGTCTGGTTGCTGGATCGAGTGCTGTTGTCGCGCCTGGGGCGCCAACCTGAATCTGCCTCAACTTCATCATGA
- a CDS encoding TonB-dependent copper receptor, whose translation MSRFSAVPRLSAAQASFDLNESRIRFSHATAVLCGVLLSPLVLADDHTGHNDPASHSEMLSPTVITAIAPSSPLTIVTNPKDPRQPVPASDGGDYLKTIPGFALVRNGGTNGDPVLRGMFGSRLNILTNGSMLLGACPGRMDAPTSYISPETYDKLTVIKGPQTVLWGPGASAGTVLFDREPESFGELGTRVNASVLAGSNGRFDKVVDAAAGGPLGYVRVIGNTAHSDDYRDGNNDTVPSRYDKWNGDIAVGWTPDADTLIELTAGKGDGEARYAGRGMDGSQFLRESLGLRFEKSNITDVLEKLEAQVYYNYADHVMDNYTLRTPSGTGMMAGPMASNVDRRTLGARIKATWRWADIQLITGLDAQTNEHRQRSGMGIDTYKDQPYTKDADFHNYGVFSEMTWYAADRDRLITGARVDRASAKDYRQRIGSGMMSRPNPTADDTRADTLPSGFVRYEHDLADSPTTLYAGLGHAQRFPDYWELFSPKSGPAGSLNAFDSIKPEKTTQFDFGVNYKTAELEAWASGYIGVVRDYILFDYTPTMMGMSTSRAQNIDARIMGGELGAAYKLTDNWKADATLAYAWGKNSSDGKALPQMPPLDARFGLTYSEDNWSAGALWRVVAAQNRIDQNKGNVVGKDYDKSGGFGVFSLNGAYRINKNWKVSTGVDNLFGKAYAEHLNLAGNAGFGYPANDPQAINEPGRTLWTKVDMSF comes from the coding sequence ATGTCCAGGTTTTCTGCTGTTCCACGCTTGAGCGCTGCTCAGGCGTCCTTCGACTTGAACGAATCGCGCATTCGTTTCTCGCACGCTACCGCCGTCCTTTGCGGCGTCCTGCTGTCCCCGCTGGTGCTGGCCGATGACCACACCGGTCACAACGACCCTGCCAGCCACTCTGAAATGTTGAGTCCAACGGTGATCACCGCGATCGCCCCCAGCTCACCGCTGACCATCGTCACCAACCCCAAGGACCCGCGCCAACCGGTGCCGGCCAGCGACGGTGGCGATTATCTGAAGACCATTCCAGGCTTTGCCCTGGTGCGCAATGGCGGTACCAACGGCGATCCGGTACTGCGCGGCATGTTCGGTTCGCGCCTGAATATCCTCACCAACGGCAGCATGCTGCTCGGTGCCTGCCCTGGCCGCATGGATGCACCTACCTCGTACATCTCGCCGGAAACCTACGACAAACTCACGGTGATCAAAGGCCCGCAAACCGTGCTCTGGGGCCCGGGCGCATCGGCCGGCACGGTGCTGTTCGATCGTGAACCGGAAAGCTTCGGCGAACTCGGTACCCGGGTGAACGCCAGCGTGCTGGCCGGCTCCAACGGGCGCTTCGACAAGGTCGTCGACGCCGCCGCCGGCGGGCCGTTGGGCTACGTGCGGGTGATCGGCAACACCGCGCACTCCGACGACTATCGCGACGGCAACAACGACACCGTGCCGTCGCGCTACGACAAATGGAACGGTGACATCGCCGTCGGCTGGACCCCGGACGCCGACACCCTGATCGAACTCACTGCCGGCAAGGGCGACGGCGAAGCGCGCTACGCCGGACGCGGCATGGACGGTTCGCAGTTCCTGCGTGAAAGCCTCGGGCTGCGCTTCGAAAAATCCAACATCACTGACGTGCTCGAGAAACTTGAAGCACAGGTCTACTACAACTACGCCGACCACGTGATGGACAACTACACCCTGCGCACGCCGTCCGGCACCGGGATGATGGCCGGGCCGATGGCGTCCAACGTTGATCGCCGCACCCTCGGCGCGCGGATCAAGGCGACCTGGCGCTGGGCCGACATCCAGTTGATCACCGGCCTTGACGCGCAGACCAACGAGCACCGCCAGCGCAGTGGCATGGGTATCGACACTTACAAGGATCAGCCGTACACCAAGGACGCCGATTTCCATAACTACGGCGTGTTCAGCGAAATGACCTGGTACGCCGCTGACCGTGATCGCCTGATCACTGGCGCTCGGGTCGACCGCGCTTCGGCCAAGGACTACCGGCAGAGAATCGGCTCAGGGATGATGAGCCGGCCGAATCCGACCGCCGACGACACCCGTGCCGACACCCTGCCCAGCGGCTTCGTGCGTTACGAGCATGACCTCGCTGACAGCCCGACAACGCTCTATGCCGGCCTCGGCCACGCGCAGCGCTTCCCGGATTACTGGGAGCTGTTTTCACCCAAGTCCGGCCCGGCAGGTTCGTTGAATGCCTTCGACTCGATCAAACCGGAAAAGACCACCCAGTTCGACTTTGGCGTGAACTACAAGACCGCCGAACTCGAAGCCTGGGCCTCGGGCTACATCGGCGTGGTGCGTGACTACATCCTGTTCGACTACACGCCGACGATGATGGGCATGAGCACCTCCCGCGCACAAAACATCGACGCGCGGATCATGGGCGGCGAACTCGGCGCTGCGTACAAACTCACCGACAACTGGAAAGCCGACGCGACCCTGGCCTACGCCTGGGGCAAGAACAGCAGCGACGGCAAGGCCCTGCCGCAGATGCCCCCGCTGGATGCGCGTTTCGGCCTCACCTACAGCGAAGACAACTGGAGCGCCGGAGCGCTGTGGCGCGTGGTCGCGGCGCAAAACCGCATCGATCAGAACAAGGGCAACGTGGTCGGCAAGGACTACGACAAGAGCGGCGGCTTTGGCGTGTTCTCGCTCAACGGTGCCTACCGGATCAACAAGAACTGGAAGGTCAGTACCGGCGTCGACAACCTGTTCGGCAAGGCTTACGCCGAACACCTGAACCTGGCGGGCAACGCCGGTTTCGGCTACCCGGCCAACGACCCGCAAGCGATCAATGAGCCGGGGCGCACGCTCTGGACCAAGGTCGACATGAGTTTCTGA
- a CDS encoding DUF2946 domain-containing protein, whose protein sequence is MRSQRAGASSLHRQSQTLTRGSWIALFAMLMIFIGPLISQSMPMDQHASTSMPMSMDMSMAMPGMDHGGHDAQPSAEHCPPQSSHHALWEKCGYCSLLFNCPALTGGGSFATFSIAHVNTFTPPSPRLGHARQTFFPGARTRAPPITA, encoded by the coding sequence GTGCGCTCGCAACGCGCCGGGGCGTCCAGCCTGCATCGCCAGAGCCAGACTCTGACTCGCGGTAGCTGGATCGCCCTGTTCGCCATGTTGATGATCTTCATCGGCCCGCTGATTTCTCAGTCGATGCCGATGGATCAGCACGCCTCGACTTCCATGCCGATGAGCATGGACATGTCGATGGCCATGCCCGGCATGGATCACGGTGGTCATGATGCACAGCCCAGCGCCGAACATTGCCCGCCGCAATCCTCGCACCACGCCCTGTGGGAAAAATGCGGTTATTGCAGCCTGCTGTTCAACTGCCCGGCACTGACCGGTGGCGGCAGCTTCGCCACGTTCAGCATCGCTCACGTCAACACCTTCACCCCGCCCTCCCCGCGCCTGGGTCATGCCCGGCAAACCTTCTTCCCCGGCGCCCGCACCCGCGCCCCGCCCATCACCGCGTAA
- a CDS encoding copper chaperone PCu(A)C has product MLNKLIVIAALLLPACFAHAHEYKAGELEIAHPWSQELPPNAPTVAAYFVISNPGKTDDRLLSVDSPITDQAQLHEHVMQGDLMKMQQVPNVMIPAGGKVTFAPMAYHVMLLNPKDRSLLSDGKRFPLTLHFEKSGNVTVEVAVQKKPPHAVPEHEHAQ; this is encoded by the coding sequence ATGTTGAACAAACTCATCGTCATCGCTGCGCTGTTGCTGCCGGCGTGCTTCGCCCATGCCCACGAATACAAGGCCGGCGAGCTGGAAATCGCTCACCCGTGGTCGCAGGAACTGCCGCCCAACGCGCCGACCGTCGCCGCCTACTTCGTGATCAGCAACCCCGGCAAGACCGACGACCGCCTGCTCAGCGTCGATTCGCCGATCACTGACCAAGCGCAGCTGCACGAGCATGTGATGCAGGGCGATCTGATGAAGATGCAGCAGGTGCCCAACGTGATGATTCCAGCCGGCGGCAAGGTGACGTTCGCGCCAATGGCTTATCACGTGATGTTGCTCAACCCGAAAGACCGCAGCCTGCTCAGCGACGGCAAACGCTTCCCGCTGACCCTGCATTTCGAGAAGTCCGGCAACGTCACCGTCGAGGTCGCGGTGCAGAAGAAACCACCGCACGCGGTGCCCGAGCACGAGCACGCCCAGTAA
- a CDS encoding DUF2946 domain-containing protein, whose translation MNQHRLAIAWIACFAVLFNMLAMPMTGAMAQAANSPAEQLLWSSFCTGSGTKMVAINIGTTEQKAPSNDTHSNMQHCWCCSGSAPLVALPGHAPQLYFARYESNRSVAAPSLQTPTPRQQWPSLNPRASPLV comes from the coding sequence ATGAACCAACACCGGCTAGCCATTGCCTGGATTGCCTGCTTTGCAGTGCTGTTCAACATGCTCGCCATGCCGATGACCGGGGCGATGGCGCAGGCGGCCAATTCACCGGCCGAACAATTGCTGTGGAGCAGTTTCTGCACCGGCAGCGGGACGAAGATGGTGGCGATCAATATCGGCACCACGGAGCAGAAAGCCCCGTCCAACGACACCCATTCGAACATGCAGCATTGCTGGTGCTGCTCGGGTTCCGCGCCGCTGGTGGCGTTGCCGGGCCATGCACCGCAGCTGTATTTCGCCCGTTACGAAAGCAATCGCAGCGTGGCAGCGCCCTCGTTGCAAACGCCGACACCGCGCCAGCAATGGCCGAGCCTCAATCCCCGCGCCTCGCCTCTGGTTTGA
- a CDS encoding addiction module antidote protein: MTEKFTRFDAAEYLKTPEDMAAYLDACFDDDEGDGVLIRAALNDIARAQGMTQVARDAGLGRESLYKALSSTGNPEFATIMKVMKALGLRLHAVAV, encoded by the coding sequence ATGACCGAAAAATTTACCCGTTTCGACGCCGCCGAATACCTCAAAACTCCCGAAGATATGGCGGCGTATCTGGACGCTTGCTTTGATGATGATGAAGGCGATGGCGTGCTCATCCGTGCGGCACTGAATGACATAGCCCGAGCTCAGGGCATGACACAGGTGGCACGTGATGCCGGCCTGGGTCGTGAAAGTCTCTATAAAGCGCTGAGCAGCACTGGTAACCCCGAATTCGCAACTATCATGAAGGTCATGAAGGCTTTGGGGTTGAGATTGCACGCCGTCGCGGTTTGA
- a CDS encoding type II toxin-antitoxin system RelE/ParE family toxin: MIELERSRIFSEWLDSLKDIIGKGRIISRLRAAEHGNFGDCGFVGDTVYEMRVHYGPGYRMYFTRRDEVIYLLLIGGDKSTQRRDIKRAVQMAHSIGNEE, from the coding sequence ATGATCGAACTTGAACGATCCCGTATATTTTCCGAATGGCTCGACTCGTTGAAAGACATCATCGGCAAAGGCCGAATCATCTCCAGACTTCGAGCAGCCGAACATGGCAACTTTGGCGATTGCGGATTTGTCGGTGACACCGTTTATGAAATGCGTGTGCACTACGGTCCTGGTTACAGGATGTACTTCACTCGTCGAGACGAAGTGATTTATCTGCTGTTAATCGGGGGCGATAAATCGACACAACGGCGTGATATCAAGCGCGCCGTACAAATGGCACATAGCATCGGAAATGAGGAGTAA
- a CDS encoding cobalt-precorrin-6A reductase: protein MKRILLLGGVTEALAIARTLGPEHIYSLAGVGRVPTDLTCQVRVGGYGGAEGLAQFIRAEGIELLLDATHPYAAQISHNAARAAQLSGIPCWALRRPAWQAQAGDDWREVSDWAELTEALKPFQSPLFTLGREPLQHLDEIPADQFWTLRALDVYPGNERCEVIGARGPFLLEDERALFERRQIDVLISKNSGSTATEPKLEVARERGVPVMVLKRPVLPGVDREFLTTAEVLAALLTSEFS, encoded by the coding sequence ATGAAGCGAATCTTGTTGCTCGGCGGCGTCACTGAGGCGCTGGCCATCGCTCGCACGCTGGGGCCAGAACACATTTACAGCCTGGCCGGCGTGGGCCGGGTGCCCACCGACCTGACCTGCCAGGTGCGCGTCGGTGGCTACGGCGGGGCCGAAGGTCTCGCGCAATTCATTCGCGCTGAAGGCATCGAGCTGCTGCTCGACGCGACCCACCCCTATGCCGCACAAATCAGCCACAACGCCGCCCGCGCCGCACAACTGTCCGGCATTCCCTGCTGGGCTTTGCGCCGCCCCGCATGGCAGGCACAGGCCGGGGATGACTGGCGCGAAGTCAGCGACTGGGCCGAACTGACCGAGGCCCTAAAACCGTTCCAAAGCCCGCTGTTCACCCTCGGCCGTGAACCGCTGCAACACCTCGACGAAATCCCCGCCGACCAGTTCTGGACTCTGCGCGCCCTCGACGTCTACCCCGGCAACGAACGCTGCGAAGTCATCGGCGCCCGTGGGCCGTTTCTGCTTGAGGACGAGCGCGCACTGTTCGAACGCCGGCAGATCGATGTGCTGATCAGCAAGAACAGCGGCAGCACCGCGACCGAGCCGAAGCTGGAAGTGGCGCGCGAACGTGGGGTGCCGGTGATGGTGTTGAAACGGCCGGTGTTGCCGGGAGTTGATCGGGAGTTTCTGACGACGGCTGAAGTCCTCGCTGCCCTGCTTACGTCAGAATTTTCCTGA
- a CDS encoding cobalt-precorrin-5B (C(1))-methyltransferase produces the protein MRDETAEQPAPLRSGLTTGSCATATSLAAARLLLGGTGADAVQIVLPKGKQVQMRLEFCRLTEDGAEAGTIKDAGDDPDVTHGALLYSRVRLLPEPGIRFNAGAGVGTVTRPGLVLGVGEPAINPVPRKMISDHLNLLAEETGYTGGFDVTVNVEGGEALALKTMNPRLGILGGLSILGTSGIVRPFSCAAYIASIHQGIDVARTNGYLHIAACTGNASEDTMRRVYDLPEIALIEMGDFVGAVLKHLRKVPVDKLSLCGGFGKISKLAAGHMDLHSRHSSIDLPQLAEWAAAIGADEILQQGIRAANTSQQALAMASAAGVALGNEVCRHALNFARSVVPAQVQVEVFAIDRQGGIVGHAGGFA, from the coding sequence ATGCGTGACGAAACCGCCGAACAACCCGCGCCCCTGCGCAGCGGCCTGACCACCGGCAGTTGCGCCACCGCCACCAGCCTTGCCGCCGCACGCCTGCTGCTCGGCGGTACCGGCGCGGACGCCGTGCAGATCGTCCTGCCCAAGGGCAAGCAGGTGCAGATGCGCCTGGAGTTCTGTCGCCTGACCGAAGACGGCGCGGAAGCCGGGACGATCAAGGACGCCGGTGACGACCCGGACGTGACCCATGGCGCCTTGCTCTATTCGCGCGTGCGTCTGCTGCCCGAACCAGGGATTCGCTTCAATGCCGGCGCAGGCGTCGGCACCGTGACCCGTCCGGGACTGGTGCTGGGCGTTGGTGAGCCGGCGATCAACCCGGTGCCGCGCAAGATGATCAGCGATCACCTGAACCTGCTCGCCGAGGAAACCGGTTATACCGGCGGTTTTGACGTTACGGTCAACGTCGAAGGCGGTGAGGCGCTGGCGCTGAAAACCATGAATCCGCGACTGGGCATTCTCGGCGGCCTGTCGATTCTCGGCACCAGCGGCATCGTCCGGCCGTTCTCCTGCGCGGCGTACATCGCCTCGATCCACCAGGGCATCGACGTGGCCAGGACCAACGGCTACCTGCACATCGCCGCCTGCACCGGCAACGCCAGCGAAGACACCATGCGCCGGGTCTACGACCTGCCGGAAATCGCCCTGATCGAAATGGGCGACTTTGTCGGCGCGGTGCTCAAGCATCTGCGCAAAGTGCCTGTGGATAAACTCAGCCTGTGCGGCGGTTTCGGCAAGATCAGCAAACTGGCGGCCGGGCACATGGATCTGCACTCGCGGCATTCCAGTATCGACCTGCCGCAACTGGCCGAATGGGCGGCGGCGATTGGTGCGGATGAGATTTTGCAGCAAGGTATTCGTGCGGCGAACACCAGTCAGCAGGCCTTGGCGATGGCCAGTGCGGCAGGCGTCGCCCTAGGCAATGAAGTCTGTCGCCATGCGCTGAACTTCGCCCGCAGCGTGGTGCCGGCGCAGGTGCAGGTCGAGGTGTTTGCGATTGATCGTCAGGGCGGCATTGTCGGCCACGCAGGAGGTTTTGCATGA
- the cbiE gene encoding precorrin-6y C5,15-methyltransferase (decarboxylating) subunit CbiE, protein MTPWLTVVGIGEDGFKGLGKNARRALMNASRIIGGHRQLDLLPVCIRGERELWPSPFSLAPVLERRGEAVCVLASGDPMFYGVGANLARQVPSAQMLILPTPSSCSLAAARLGWPLQEVVTLSLVARPLSALNAQLFSGVRLLLLSNDGQSPAAVAALLRERGFGGSRISVLEHLGGTAERRIDSTANHWNDPPIADLNVIAIECLADVQAPRLSRLAGLPDSAFKHDGQLTKRDVRAITLARLAPTPGELLWDVGGGCGSIGIEWMRAHPSCRALAIEADDGRQQLIEYNRDALGVPGLQLVRGRAPQALAGLERPDAIFIGGGVTREGVFETCWEQLKPGGRLVANAVTLQSELALMNWRERHGGELTRIHVAQAQPLGEFDTWRQALPITLLDLVKPLDA, encoded by the coding sequence ATGACACCCTGGCTGACGGTTGTGGGAATCGGTGAAGACGGCTTCAAGGGCCTGGGCAAAAATGCCCGGCGCGCCCTCATGAATGCTTCGCGGATCATCGGTGGCCATCGTCAACTGGACTTGTTGCCGGTGTGCATTCGCGGTGAGCGCGAATTGTGGCCGAGCCCGTTTTCCCTTGCCCCGGTACTGGAGCGGCGCGGCGAAGCTGTCTGTGTGCTCGCCAGCGGCGATCCGATGTTTTACGGCGTCGGTGCGAACCTTGCGCGGCAAGTGCCGAGCGCGCAGATGCTGATTCTGCCAACGCCATCTTCCTGCTCGCTGGCTGCAGCCCGCCTCGGCTGGCCGTTGCAAGAAGTCGTGACGCTGTCGCTGGTAGCCCGACCGCTGTCGGCGCTCAATGCGCAACTGTTCAGCGGTGTGCGCCTGTTGCTGCTGAGCAATGACGGGCAGAGTCCTGCGGCGGTCGCGGCGTTGTTGCGCGAGCGCGGTTTTGGCGGCAGTCGCATCAGCGTTCTGGAGCACTTGGGCGGCACAGCCGAACGCCGTATCGACAGCACCGCAAATCACTGGAACGACCCGCCAATTGCCGATCTGAATGTGATCGCCATCGAATGCCTGGCCGATGTGCAGGCGCCGCGCCTGTCGCGACTTGCCGGATTGCCCGACTCGGCATTCAAGCACGACGGCCAACTGACCAAACGCGATGTGCGCGCGATCACCCTCGCCCGCCTCGCGCCGACACCCGGTGAACTGCTGTGGGATGTGGGCGGCGGTTGCGGCTCGATCGGCATCGAATGGATGCGTGCGCATCCCAGTTGCCGAGCGCTGGCAATCGAAGCCGATGACGGCCGCCAGCAGTTGATCGAATACAACCGCGACGCGCTGGGCGTACCCGGCCTGCAACTGGTTCGCGGTCGTGCGCCACAGGCCCTCGCCGGACTGGAGCGCCCGGACGCGATCTTCATCGGCGGCGGGGTGACTCGCGAAGGTGTGTTTGAAACCTGTTGGGAACAGCTCAAACCCGGAGGCCGGTTGGTGGCCAATGCCGTGACCCTGCAAAGTGAGCTCGCGCTGATGAACTGGCGCGAGCGCCACGGCGGCGAACTGACCCGTATTCATGTCGCTCAGGCACAGCCGCTCGGTGAGTTCGACACCTGGCGCCAGGCGCTGCCGATCACCTTGCTCGATCTGGTCAAACCTCTCGATGCGTGA
- the cobG gene encoding precorrin-3B synthase, whose translation MSTALRPSACPGLLRIVQALDGGICRIKLNGGSITADQADAVADAAERFASGVIEATNRANLQIRGIGEQSETLIGSLLAAGLGPQTAQGDDVRNLMLSPSAGIDRQQQFDTRSLAEQILATLQSHPQFHQLSAKFAVQLDGGEALAMLEHPHDLWLSAFERDGEVLLAFGLAGCPTDSATGAVPLENGHALVVAVLELFLELARPEQTRMRHLLDEMSTPTFLEHLHKRLPITALCDWQRTPAIDALHIGVHPQGTVDRVYIGAVPALGRLDPAMLHGVARLAREFGDGSLRFTPWQSVLLPNVKHTDAAQVLQKLGQLQLRTDPDEALSRLIACTGSSGCGKGLADTKHDARLLATLLPQAQGVHLSACPRSCAAAHRTPVTLLAVSPGHYDLYFRDAALPGFGALHARNLTIEAAATLLDARSRSPLDA comes from the coding sequence ATGTCCACCGCTCTACGCCCCTCGGCCTGCCCGGGGTTACTGCGTATTGTCCAGGCGCTGGACGGCGGTATCTGCCGGATCAAGCTCAATGGTGGGTCGATCACTGCCGATCAGGCTGACGCGGTAGCCGATGCTGCCGAGCGTTTCGCCAGTGGAGTGATCGAGGCGACCAACCGCGCCAATCTGCAGATCCGCGGTATCGGCGAGCAGTCTGAGACATTGATCGGCAGCTTGCTGGCCGCCGGCCTCGGGCCGCAAACCGCGCAGGGCGACGATGTACGCAATCTGATGCTCAGCCCCAGTGCCGGGATCGATCGGCAGCAGCAATTCGATACCCGGTCACTGGCCGAACAGATTCTTGCGACCCTGCAATCTCACCCGCAGTTTCACCAGTTGAGCGCCAAGTTCGCCGTGCAACTCGATGGCGGCGAGGCGTTGGCGATGCTCGAGCATCCGCATGACTTGTGGCTGTCGGCGTTCGAACGTGACGGTGAAGTATTGTTGGCGTTTGGTCTGGCCGGATGCCCGACCGATAGTGCAACTGGCGCCGTGCCCCTGGAAAACGGCCATGCTCTGGTCGTCGCGGTGCTGGAATTGTTCCTCGAACTGGCACGGCCGGAGCAGACGCGCATGCGCCATTTGCTCGATGAAATGTCGACGCCAACGTTCCTCGAACATTTGCACAAACGCCTGCCGATAACCGCTTTGTGCGATTGGCAACGAACGCCCGCAATCGATGCTCTGCACATCGGTGTTCACCCGCAAGGCACGGTGGATCGGGTGTACATCGGCGCGGTGCCAGCGCTCGGCCGTCTTGATCCGGCGATGCTTCACGGGGTGGCCCGACTGGCCCGTGAGTTCGGCGATGGCAGCCTGCGCTTCACACCTTGGCAAAGTGTGTTGCTACCGAACGTGAAGCACACCGACGCCGCGCAAGTGCTGCAGAAACTGGGGCAATTGCAGTTGCGCACCGATCCGGACGAGGCGCTATCGCGGCTGATCGCCTGCACCGGATCCAGCGGCTGCGGCAAAGGCCTTGCCGATACCAAACACGACGCCCGGCTGTTGGCGACACTGTTGCCACAAGCGCAGGGCGTGCACCTGTCCGCATGCCCGCGCTCTTGCGCCGCTGCCCATCGCACACCGGTGACGTTGCTGGCGGTCAGCCCGGGCCACTACGACCTTTATTTTCGCGATGCAGCACTGCCGGGTTTCGGCGCGCTGCACGCACGCAACCTTACTATTGAAGCGGCCGCGACCCTGCTCGACGCCCGCTCACGGAGCCCCCTTGATGCTTGA
- a CDS encoding precorrin-8X methylmutase, with the protein MLDYIRDGQEIYRNSFAIIRSEANLARIPADLEKLAVRVIHACGMVEAVDGLQFSAGAGKAGRDALAAGAPILCDARMVSEGVTRARLPANNEVICTLRDDSVPELARELGNTRSAAALELWRPHLEGSVVVIGNAPTALFYLLEMLDAGAPKPALILGFPVGFVGAAESKAALAANSRGVPFVIMQGRLGGSAMAAAAVNALATEIE; encoded by the coding sequence ATGCTTGATTACATTCGCGACGGTCAGGAGATCTATCGCAACTCCTTCGCGATCATTCGCAGCGAGGCCAATCTGGCGCGCATTCCGGCCGACCTGGAAAAGCTCGCAGTGCGGGTGATCCACGCCTGCGGCATGGTCGAGGCGGTCGACGGTCTGCAATTTTCCGCAGGCGCCGGCAAGGCCGGGCGCGATGCGCTGGCGGCCGGTGCGCCGATCCTCTGTGATGCGCGGATGGTCTCCGAGGGCGTGACGCGCGCGCGCCTGCCGGCGAACAACGAGGTGATCTGCACTCTGCGCGATGACAGCGTGCCGGAACTGGCGCGGGAGTTGGGTAACACCCGTTCCGCCGCAGCGCTGGAACTGTGGCGTCCGCACCTGGAAGGCAGCGTGGTAGTGATCGGCAATGCGCCGACCGCGCTGTTCTATCTGTTGGAAATGCTCGACGCCGGTGCGCCGAAACCGGCGCTGATCCTCGGTTTTCCGGTGGGTTTTGTCGGCGCCGCCGAGTCGAAAGCGGCGCTGGCGGCGAATAGTCGTGGCGTACCGTTTGTGATCATGCAGGGCCGCCTCGGTGGCAGCGCCATGGCCGCCGCTGCAGTGAATGCCCTCGCCACGGAGATCGAATGA